DNA sequence from the Neospora caninum Liverpool complete genome, chromosome VIIa genome:
AGGTGAGGATGCAATGTTCGAACGGAGCCGCCATTAGCGGACTGAGCTCGGGTCTCGTCACTCTGGAGATATGACGCTGTTTTTCGTGTCCCGCCATATAGCGAGGTACAAGCTGCGGAGATGATGAAGGCTCCGATCAGTCGTATCGTATTTGTCTTATGCTGAGGGGAATCGTGGGTGTCTTGTTGCATGCTGATTCCAGACACCAGACAATGTACCAAGGAGGTTTGCGATGTTCCGAAGTTTCTGCGACTTTCTTGCAGAGGAAGCTCTTTGACAAAACCACGATATCCCTGGCCGTCTGGGTGATACTGTTTTCGAGATGTACCGTAGCGCGTACTCACCGCGGAGGGCAGGGATAATTTTTGTGTCCAGTTAATTCACACAGATTCAACCTCGAGTTCGACGGGATGTCAATGCCGTGTCATCGACCAAGATTTTCTCGGCTacgcgtttcgtctttttctcgattGCGTTGTACGTTGTCAGGTGATTGGTTATGCGGACGGACGCTACCGTATACTGGGAGAGACCCTAGATGTCGCAGTAGGCAATTGCATCGATCGccttgcgcgtcttcttcaccttcccAATGATCCTGCTCCGGGATACCAAGTGGAGCAACTAGCTCGTCGTTTTGCTGAGAGGAGGAGGCAAAAGTTGTCCCCTGGGGATCATTCTACAACGGCACACAGCGCCTGCGATCCTCATATCGAGGATCCTGCTCAGGGACGAATGGAACAATCACAAGCAGAGCTTACAGAAGagctgcttcctctcccttaTACTGTGAAGGGCATGGATCTTTCTTTCAGTGGCATTCTTAGTCGGCTGGAAGACATCGCAGGGACAATGAGACGGTACGAGAAATTCAGGAACGACACGTGCCGAGATAGCGCTGGTGAACGAGGGGCAGATGCCGGCTCAATTTCAGGGGATGGCAATGAAGGATCGCAGAAACCGGCGCACGTTAGCATACATGACACAGAACAGTCATGCGAGGTCTCAAACGATGAGAAACTGGGGAAGGGTGAAGCAAGAACCTGCGACGTGGGGCCAAATGAAGGTGCATCTTCAGGGGTTCCGTCGGTCTCAACTACTGCCAATGGCGTGCCCGCTGGATCCAGATACGATGGCGTCGAGGCACCCACATGCAAACAACGGGGATCAGATGGgaaggcagcagagaagcagcgacgTCGATCAGAGGGAAAGGCAAGCACGGAGATGCCACAGCTTCACACATGCCCGCAGGACCTGCAGGAAAGCCAGGTTAATCAAAAACTGCGGCAGGGTAAATGTGCCGGTAAACTGAAACTAAATGGCAGAAGAGAGTATCAAAACGGAGAGATGTTCGAGGATTTGCCTACGCGCCTTTTAACGCCTGAAAGTCTTTGTTTTAGCGCACAGGAAATTATTTTCGCGATGCTAAGTGAGGTTACGGAGCGCGCTATGGCTCTCCACTACGCTGACCAAGTTTTGGTAAGGACAGACGTGAACAACCGAAACACTGAGTGAAGACAACACGCGAGGGAACACGTAAAAGCACCAGCTTGCTGCACTGAAATTCGTTCTGTCACCTTCATAAGTTTCACGATTCTTATGACACTACCACCCAGCGGCAGGGCACAGGCTTATGGACCGAACAACAGCTGCCGACAGCTGTTCGTTGTGGAATCTCCCTTCTAATCACCTTCCTTTGAGTTCCCTCTCACACACGGGGAGGAAGGGTACTGTCGTGCACCTGAGTGGCTGCTAGACTCCACATTCAGGTTGCCACAACACAACTGCATCCCAGTCTATATTTTTGTTCCTTTAAAGTCACATCGAGCTATTGGAGATTATTTTTCTGCCTTGCATCTCCTTAGGTTGTCGGCGGCGTAGGTTGCAATTTACGCCTGCAAGAAATGCTGAAGGAGATGGCGATAAGGCGGGGTGCTTCGATGGGCGGCATGGACGACCGTTACTGCATTGACAACGGAGCAATGGTCGCATATCTCGGCTGTCTGATGGCCTCTAGGGGCCAGTTTGTCGATGTCAGCAAAGCGCAATACCGCCAGCGCTTTCGCACCGACGAGGTGCCTGTTTTGTggcgcgaggacgaagatCAATCACTCGATGTTGCCGAGATGCGGGGTAAAAGCTAACGACGAGTGGAAGCGAACCGATAGCGCTTTTGACTGGCGATAGCAAGAATACACTGAACAGCCAAGCTCGGCATAGTTCCGTCTGAGACGTTCTCCTACTGCATTTCGTTAGCATTTCTTGTGCATAAATGTCCAATTGCACGGGTATTCATAATGCTGCAACGGAGAATTTCGCTTGCTGTCGGTAACTCTTCAGTCGTGTGTGAGGTTCTCTTTTCTGGGATAGCGAGCTGCATTTCGTCGAGACGGCACACAATTTTCATAAAGCGAAGGCTACTGTCATGCACGACCGGGTACAGCTGGTGTCTCAATCTGAAAACGCGGTCAGCGTGGATGTCCTGCGAAGGGCACACGGCTGGCAAAAACGAACGGTTTCTTTAGCACACTGAACTTGACACATTAATCAACTCGTGTCCCCTCCGTGTCGGAGTCTAAAATGAGGACTCGATAGACAGCTGACCCCAAAACTGCGCTTTAGACTGACATCGCATGTGGTCTTTGGACTGTCCTTCCGCCGAGTAGGAAGACTTAGTCGCGACACTGAACTCATTCGCCGGTGTTAGAGGTGACAGGGGCTCGTGTAAAGTTTTTTCCTCATCGACTTATCGTTTGTTGGCACAAGCGTCGACAGTACGGACCAGGTTGAAAGGAACAAATGCAACATCGAGCGAAGGGCTCTCCCTACTTTGTGCCAATTGCCGTACGCTCGCCTTCCACTCAAAACCACCTGAGGAACTTCCAGGGTCGCTGCGATTATCGGGGCCTTTTTGGTGAGACGTACCCCCGCGTAATAGGCGGGACCGCAGAGATGGCATTTCCCCAACAAGGGGCCGAAATACCttcttgcttccttctgtttctaCTCGCTAATCCTAGAGACAAGCCATTGCCAATTCATGGAACAATTCCATGGCCCGGTAGAATGCCGCCTTCCTGCGGTGACCCGCTTTATTCCTCATGTCTTGTACTGAATATAGGTGTGATGGCACTTTTGTATGCACGGGAGGGACTTAGATACAAGCAGGATCTGACCGTGCACGACTGGTTAGGCTCGCCTTGTGGCGTTTCATTGCTGTCCATGCGAGTTGCAGCACGAAAAAAACATGAATGGCACCGATACTGTAGGTTAAAAGGCTTATGGCTTGTCGATGGAGGCGCGATGTGTGATGACTCATCCTTTGGGGTCTTCCTGTCTTAAgtcaggtgtctccgtttaAGCTTAGTAGAAACTACAATTCGGCGATTGGACGAGCCGACCCGACAGCTGGCCCCCAGCCGccccccgccccccgccTGCAGCGCATGCCACTCGATTTGGGGGCACCGGTGGCGATCACGTCGATACAGTGACTTTCTGTGCTCCGGTGCGCAATTTCCAGATGGTGACTGAACTTTAGAAGCCAAAAACAGTGATTGATGTGTCTCAGAACACACtgcgacgaaaaagaaagcagagcgAAGGAGCCGGGGTGTGCCAGCAACGTGCCACAGAAGCGGATACTGGCAGACTGCTTC
Encoded proteins:
- a CDS encoding putative glycoprotease family domain-containing protein; this translates as MAALGAVGPVLESTAHSSVQYPASGSLLCLGIESSANKVGVGIVSSNGEILSNPRETFITPPGTGFLPRETALHHQSKIVGLVRRALAEAHVEPKQLHCIAYTCGPGMGGPLAVGAITARTLSLLWNIPLVAVNHCVAHIEMGRLVTGCSNPVVLYVSGGNTQVIGYADGRYRILGETLDVAVGNCIDRLARLLHLPNDPAPGYQVEQLARRFAERRRQKLSPGDHSTTAHSACDPHIEDPAQGRMEQSQAELTEELLPLPYTVKGMDLSFSGILSRLEDIAGTMRRYEKFRNDTCRDSAGERGADAGSISGDGNEGSQKPAHVSIHDTEQSCEVSNDEKLGKGEARTCDVGPNEGASSGVPSVSTTANGVPAGSRYDGVEAPTCKQRGSDGKAAEKQRRRSEGKASTEMPQLHTCPQDLQESQVNQKLRQGKCAGKLKLNGRREYQNGEMFEDLPTRLLTPESLCFSAQEIIFAMLSEVTERAMALHYADQVLVVGGVGCNLRLQEMLKEMAIRRGASMGGMDDRYCIDNGAMVAYLGCLMASRGQFVDVSKAQYRQRFRTDEVPVLWREDEDQSLDVAEMRGKS